In Arthrobacter sp. MN05-02, the genomic stretch TTCCACGTCCGGCAGCCGGCGGGGGCGCCGCAGCGCCGCAGCGCCGGCCGGCATCGACGCCCTGCTCCGGCAGGCCGAACTGGACGAGGTGCGGATAGCGGGCGGGTCCTCTCCCGCCGGGTCGCCGGCGGCAGGCTCCAGGGGTGTCGCAGCCGGTGCCGCAGCCGGTGCCGGCGGGCCGGGATCCGGTACGCCCGGTGCCGGTGCGGGGGAGCCGGCCGGCGTCTCGACGGACTCGGGTCTCTTCGCGGCCCTGATGGACAACCTCACCTTCGCGACCTCTCCCTCGGCACCCGGTACCGTCGCCGACCCTTCGGCGGCGCGGCGGCGGCACGGCGACGACGCACCGCGGGCACTCCCGGACGTCGAACCGACCCGGACCGAGCCACCCGGCGGACCCGTAGCCGCCGGATCCGTCACCGCCGGATCGACCGACCCCGGACCCTCCGGCGGGTCCACGCCGTGGGGCCTGCGCGCGAGCGGCCGGCCCTCCGCCGCGCCGGGAAGCGGTGAGGCACCCGATGATGCACCCGCCGTCGTGCCGCACCTCGCTCCGCACCCGGGCGACCCGGCGGACCTGCCCGACCTCGGAGGCTACGTCGTCGACACCGCCGCTGCGCCCGACCCCGACCCCGTGCCCGCCGTCCTCTCTGCCCCCGGCGACCTCGTGATCGTCGTCGGCGCGCCCGCCGTGGTGTGGGAGGTCGCTGTGTCCATGGCGGCGGCGTTCGGTCGGGGCGCCCCGGCCGCCGTGGCCGTCGCCGGGCCGGAGGGCTGGCTGACCCGCGACGCACGCAGGATCGACGACCGCCTCGACGCCAATGCGGCCCGTGCCGCCGGAGTGGACGGCGGGCATCCGGTCTTCCTGGCGCTGTCCTCGGAGGATCCCGTGACCGACGCCCGGCTCCTGCTCGCCCTGCGCCCGGACCAGGTGTGGCTCGCGGTCGACGCCGGACGCAAGGAGGCGGATACTGCCGCGTGGGTCGGAGCGCTCCGCAGGAGCATGGAGCGCGCCGAGCTCGCGCCGGCAGGGCTGGCGGTCGTGGGGTCTGGGTCGACGGCGACGCCTGGCACGGTGGATGCGCTCGGTCTGCCCGTGGGCTGGCGTGACGGCGGGTCCCCGGAGTCCCCGACGCTCCGCCGCGCTGCCGCCGTCGGTCGACGCCGGGCCGAGCCCGCCGGGATAGAGTGAAACGATGCTTGTTCTAACGCGAAAGGTCGGCGAGCAGATCCTGATCGGCGACGACATCGTCATCACGGTGCTCGATTCCCGCGGTGACGGCATCCGCATCGGCATCGATGCCCCGCGCGGCGTGAAGATCCAGCGCGAGGAGGTCCTGCGTGCCGTCACGGAGGCGAACCTCGCCGCCGCGGCTGCCGATGCCGAGGCCGCCGATACGCTCAAAGGCGCTGCTCCGGTCCGGAGCGGTGGTGGCGACGGAGGATCCTGCCGACGGATCCGCCGATGCCCGCCGCGGCCCGGCCGACGGCGCCTAACAGACTCTCCCCGCACTGGCGAGCAATCCGGATCCCCGATTCTGCGTTGTCGCTCGAAATCGACCGGATCTAGCCTGACACCACCTGTTCATACCAACATGGAGGTGCCACATGGCTACTGGAGAAACCGGATTCGACGACGTCTCTTTCGACCTCATCTCGCTGCAGTACCACTCGCTCAAAGCAGGACACGACTACGGGCAGTACGTGCGCGACGCCCGGAACGCCGGTCGCGACGACATCGCCGAGTTCTTCGAGCAGGTCATGGCCCAGGACTCCGAGCGCGCCGCGAGGTGCCATGCGTTCCTCGGTGAGCTGACGAAGTCCGACGACTCCGGTCCCGCGATGAGCTGACCGTCGTCAGCCGACAGCGGCGGGTGCTTCCGGGCGCCCGCCGCTGCCATGTCTCGGCGGGCGGATGCACGAGAAAGCCCCGGCGGCGTACCGTCCGGGGCTTCGATGGAGCCTCCTGCCAGAGTCGAACTGGCGACCTTCTCATTACGAGTGAGACGCTCTACCGACTGAGCTAAGGAGGCAATGCTTCCCGGTCCGGGCGATGCCCGGGGCCGATCCACAAGCCCCAACTTTATAGGAGGTTCCGGCCCGGGGTCAAAATGGGCGCCGGGCCCCGGATCGGTCCGCGCTCACCCCGCTGCCGCACCGAAGGAGCCGGCCGTCAGCAGCGGGTCCCGTCCTCCGGCACCGTCCCGTCGATGAAGTAGGAATCGACGGTGTCGAGGATGCAGTCGTTGGACCGGCCGTAGGCGGTGTGCCCCTCACCCTGCCAGGTCACGTGCACGCCGGACTCGAGCTGTTCCGCCAGCGCCGTGGACCAGGCGTACGGCGTGGCCGGATCGCCGGTGGTGCCGATGACGACGATCGGGTCGGCACCTTCGGCCCGCAGGGGAGCCGGGCCCAGGACCGGCGGATACTCCCAGGGGGCGCACAGGACGCCGCCGTAGGCGAGGAACCGGCCGAACGTCGGCGACGCGGCGACGAGCTCCTGCTCGTCGGCGCGCATCTGCGCCGGATCGCTCGTCATCGGGTAGTCGAGGCAGTTCACGGCGAGGAAGGCCGCCGTCGAATTCGTGGCGTAGGTCCCGTCCGGCCGGCGTTCCGCGGAGAGATCGGCGAGACGGAGCATGCCGTTCACGTCGCCTGCGAGGGCCGACGACACGGCCTGCGTCAGGGTGGGCCAGTTCCCGTTGTCGTAGAGCGGCAGGATGAACCCCTGGACGAACGTGCTGATCGGCACCAGCCGTCCGTCCTCGGCCCTCTTCGGCTCGCGTTCGACCGCGGCGAAGAGGTCCTGGATCTGGGCCACGCCGTCGTCGACCGTGCCCGGATACGGGCAGTCGGCGCCCTGCTGGCAATCGGCGACATAGGCGCGGACGGCGTTCTCGAATCCGCTCGCTTGGCCGAGTGTGATGTTCTCGTTGCTCAACGACGGGTCGATCGCCCCGTCGAGGACGAGCCGGCCCGCCCGCTCGGGGAAGAGGTCGGCGTAGGTCGCCCCCAGCTGCGTCCCGTAGGAGAAACCGAGGTAGTTCAGCTTCTCGTCGCTGACCACGGCGCGCAGGATGTCCATGTCGCGGGCCGCCGACTCCGTGTCCACGAAGCCGAGCAGTTCCCCGGTGCGCTGGGCGCACAGGCCGGCGTACTCCTTCGCGTCGGCCGTCATGAGTGCCAGCAGCTCCTCCTCGGAGGCGTCCACGGGGTAGCTCTCCTGCCGCGCCTCATCGAGCTCCGCGTCGGTGTGGCACTTCACGGCGCTGGACCGGTTGACTCCGCGGGGATCGAACCCGAGGACGTCGAAGTCCTCGCGCAGGCGCTCGCTCGTGACGTAGTCGAGCGAGTCCCTGACGATGTTGAAGCCGGAGCCGCCTGGACCGCCGGGATTGACCAGCACGGTCCCCTGCGCCTCACCCGTCGCATCCGAACGGATGGCGGCGATCTCGATGCTGCTGCGGCCGGGGTCGCTGTAGTCCAGCGGAACCTTGATGGTGGCGCACGAGAAGGATCCCTCGCAGCCCTTCCACTGCACTTCCTGCGTGT encodes the following:
- a CDS encoding alpha/beta hydrolase: MTLGPLHSPDRTPRRRSVALLAASAAVVLGLSGCTLFSPSEEEAPAVGVETADPAAIGEVEEDLRDFYTQEVQWKGCEGSFSCATIKVPLDYSDPGRSSIEIAAIRSDATGEAQGTVLVNPGGPGGSGFNIVRDSLDYVTSERLREDFDVLGFDPRGVNRSSAVKCHTDAELDEARQESYPVDASEEELLALMTADAKEYAGLCAQRTGELLGFVDTESAARDMDILRAVVSDEKLNYLGFSYGTQLGATYADLFPERAGRLVLDGAIDPSLSNENITLGQASGFENAVRAYVADCQQGADCPYPGTVDDGVAQIQDLFAAVEREPKRAEDGRLVPISTFVQGFILPLYDNGNWPTLTQAVSSALAGDVNGMLRLADLSAERRPDGTYATNSTAAFLAVNCLDYPMTSDPAQMRADEQELVAASPTFGRFLAYGGVLCAPWEYPPVLGPAPLRAEGADPIVVIGTTGDPATPYAWSTALAEQLESGVHVTWQGEGHTAYGRSNDCILDTVDSYFIDGTVPEDGTRC